In the genome of Neodiprion pinetum isolate iyNeoPine1 chromosome 2, iyNeoPine1.2, whole genome shotgun sequence, one region contains:
- the LOC124212189 gene encoding growth hormone-inducible transmembrane protein: protein MMLARVCRASLSPNVSSLLKTPPVSKSFIPKVETVRLLASDGRSSFTRSARKRMTIVERAMAPAGEGAYSVGKGALAGFSAVALGGLCYYGLGLSKATGAIDHAVYWPEHVKERIRATYMYFGGSILVTAASAAMCLRSPAMMNLVMRQGWLALGATMVAMIGSGMVAQSIPYSPGFGAKQIAWIVHTGIMGAVVAPMCLLGGPLVARAALYTAGVVGGLSTVAVCAPSDKFLYMGGPLAIGLGVVFVSSLGTMFLPPTTAFGAGLHSMALYGGLILFSGFLLYDTQRIIKRAETHPAVPYANVRPYDPINNAISIYLDTVNIFIRILSILAGGGNRKK from the exons ATGATGCTGGCACGAGTTTGTCGAGCTTCACTCTCCCCCAATGTTAGTAGTCTACTCAAAACACCGCCAGTTTCAAAATCCTTCATACCAAAGGTTGAAACTGTACGACTTTTGGCCAGCGATGGACGCAGTAGTTTTACTCGCTCTGCTCGGAAAAGGATGACCATTGTTGAAAGGGCTATGGCGCCTGCCGGTGAAGGTG CTTACAGTGTAGGTAAAGGAGCCCTTGCTGGATTTTCTGCCGTTGCTTTGGGTGGACTCTGTTATTATGGACTGGGTCTTTCCAAAGCTACCGGTGCCATCGATCACGCTGT GTATTGGCCAGAGCATGTGAAGGAAAGAATCCGAGCAACTTATATGTACTTTGGAGGTTCGATTTTGGTAACAGCAGCGAGCGCAGCTATGTGTCTCAGGTCACCGGCAATGATGAATCTCGTAATGAGACAAGGATGGCTAGCTCTTGGCGCTACTATGGTTGCAATGATTGGCTCAGGCATGGTTGCACAGAGTATTCCTTACAGCCCGGGTTTTGGAGCTAAACAAATCGCGTGGATTGTCCACACTGGAATAATGGGAGCAGTTGTGGCACCAATGTGCCTTCTCGGAGGACCATTGGTGGCCAGAGCTGCCCTGTACACAGCTGGAGTAGTCGGCGGCCTTTCAACAGTCGCAGTATGCGCACCAAGCGATAAATTCTTGTATATGGGGGGACCTCTGGCTATCGGTTTGGGGGTTGTTTTCGTCAGTTCGTTGGGAACCATGTTCTTACCTCCTACCACTGCTTTTGGGGCCGGCTTACATTCAATGGCACTTTACGGAGGTCTTATACTTTTCTCTGGATTTTTACTCTATGATACGCAGAGAATTATTAAGCGCGCCGAAACCCATCCCGCAGTACCATATGCCAATGTGAGGCCTTACGATCCGATCAACAA tGCAATTTCGATCTACTTGGATACAGTCAACATTTTTATCCGAATTTTATCAATCTTGGCTGGCGGAGGTAACaggaagaaataa
- the LOC124212182 gene encoding TBC1 domain family member 25, giving the protein MHSRLATVIPCQSSIEHRKNATMSGVFGCPREAVRVKVKKCEARHQPEYRKFSVDPQITSIEVLQSILIKAFDIKGEFTVSYRAIDDYGSETYLFLLSDWDLDAAFISASEPYLYLQVNLKPFGETGDCECDWEQNAQEVTARHDTGFPYRTPKLPGLIMNKMERTLNMVQRALGNLGDDSHQTIQPSRPPLTDAEFRRFLDPIGQVTRSKELRAVIYFGGIEPSLRKVVWKHILNVYPEGMSGRERMDYMKRKAQEYQNLRERWRGLVQKGLNVGDLGYVTGMVRKDVLRTDRHHKFYGGSDDNQNTASLFNILTTYALNHPTVSYCQGMSDLASPLLVTMRDEAQAYICLCALMRRLKDNFMLDGIAMTTKFAHLAEGLQHYDPDFYAYLKLHQADDLLFCYRWLLLEMKREFALEDALRMLEVLWAALPASPPNGELSLAEVSFPPASPPPSPNVKQIRENAYTKVCAIRRQSSSASIASGKRRNLSADEPSLETTSENGESKRSVSPYEAFSEPENDLTSVKNRKNVSSEKYMSMDCLPNKTRRNNLFELRERLSLVNKEKNDQGEAEKKCARVVKNLNEFLNFTTLNKSKVTPSDERELRRVSSESGVVRVVRDETSSPDDSTDFFPMTTSMTRELRLELESLDRQVFGPSPPSEQQCDCVVSKRESEIVESETETEVARCSPATDVFVWENPLHTLQQRHHPTTPDEQADLEYDGEILEDQNGVKSVTPIRLLKRTTRSESASDSEGTDSWRQNDNTTALEVAPQPIQEPCEEATELTNLIPAGTSEDQMGNSPLPPPNEFGGGNPFLMFLCITLLLQHRDFVMRNQMDYNEMAMHFDKMVRRHNVGRVLNQARQLFAGYLRRHSAAGRQDYVNV; this is encoded by the exons ATGCACAGCCGTCTTGCCACAG TAATTCCTTGTCAAAGTTCCATCGAGCACCGGAAAAACGCTACGATGTCAGGAGTATTCGGATGTCCCAGGGAGGCCGTTCGAGTCAAAGTCAAG AAATGCGAGGCAAGACATCAGCCGGAGTACAGAAAATTCAGCGTAGATCCGCAAATAACATCGATCGAAGTGCTGCAAAGCATTTTAATAAAGGCTTTCGACATAAAAGG CGAGTTCACCGTGTCCTACCGAGCTATAGATGATTATGGCTCAGAAACttatctatttttattatccGACTGGGATTTAGACGCTGCGTTTAtaag TGCGTCCGAACCTTATCTATATCTTCAAGTTAATCTAAAACCATTCGGGGAAACCGGAGACTGCGAATGTGATTGGGAACAAAATGCTCAAGAAGTTACTGCCAGACATGACACAGGATTTCCTTATCGAACACCCAAGTTGCCTGGTCTCATCATGAACAAG ATGGAGAGAACATTGAACATGGTACAAAGGGCTCTCGGAAATTTGGGAGACGATTCTCATCAGACAATCCAGCCGTCCCGACCCCCTCTGACCGATGCTGAGTTTCGACGCTTTCTAGATCCAATAGGACAAGTGACCAGATCGAAAGAGTTGCGGGCAGTGATATATTTCGGAGGTATAGAGCCGAGCCTGAGAAAAGTAGTTTGGAAACACATACTGAATGTGTATCCTGAAGGAATGTCTGGGCGAGAGCGGATGGACTATATGAAAAGAAAGGCCCAGGAATATCAGAACTTGAGAGAACGGTGGAGGGGTTTGGTACAAAAGGGTCTGAACGTCGGAGATTTAGGGTACGTCACTGGGATGGTCAGGAAGGACGTTCTACGGACCGACAGACATCACAAGTTCTACGGTGGGTCCGACGATAACCAGAATACCGCGAGCTTGTTCAATATCTTAACAACTTACGCACTAAATCATCCCACTGTGAGCTACTGCCAAGGAATGAGCGATCTAGCTTCACCTTTACTTGTCACTATGAGGGACGAGGCACAGGCTTACATATGCCTCTGTGCTTTGATGCGGAGATTGAAGGACAACTTTATGCTTGATGGAATAGCTATGACAACGAAATTCGCGCATTTGGCCGAAG GCCTACAACACTATGACCCAGACTTTTACGCCTATTTGAAGTTGCACCAGGCGGACGACTTGCTCTTTTGTTATCGCTGGTTGCTACTGGAAATGAAACGAGAATTCGCTTTAGAAGATGCCCTGAGAATGCTGGAAGTTCTCTGGGCTGCTTTACCAGCTTCACCTCCAAACGGCGAACTTTCGCTAGCCGAAGTATCGTTCCCGCCAGCATCTCCGCCGCCGAGTCCAAATGTCAAACAAATAAGGGAGAATGCCTACACCAAAGTCTGCGCTATTAGGCGACAAAGCTCATCAGCTAGTATAGCTagtggaaaaagaagaaatttgagTGCGGATGAACCTTCGTTAGAAACGACCAGTGAAAATGGCGAATCGAAGAG ATCCGTATCGCCTTACGAAGCGTTTTCAGAGCCAGAAAACGATTTGACATCTGTTAAAAACCGAAAGAATGTATCCAGTGAGAAGTATATGAGTATGGACTGCTTGCCAAATAAAACTAGGcgaaataatttgtttgaGTTAAGAGAGAGACTGTCCTTAGTGAACAAAGAAAAGAATGATCAAGGTGAAGCTGAGAAAAAATGCGCAAGAGTTGTGAAAAATCTCaacgaatttttaaacttcACAACTTTAAACAAGAGTAAGGTTACTCCCAGTGACGAGAGAGAGTTACGGAGAGTATCAAGCGAAAGTGGAGTCGTCAGGGTCGTAAGAGATGAAACGAGCTCGCCTGATGAttcgacagatttttttccaatgacCACTTCCATGACCAGAGAATTGAGACTGGAATTAGAATCCCTAGATCGGCAAGTCTTTGGTCCCTCACCTCCAAGTGAACAGCAATGCGACTGTGTTGTTTCCAAGAGGGAAAGTGAAATAGTTGAAAGCGAAACTGAAACTGAAGTAGCCAGGTGTAGTCCGGCCACTGACGTATTTGTTTGGGAAAATCCCCTACACACTTTACAACAACGGCATCATCCGACCACTCCGGATGAGCAGGCGGATCTTGAATACGACGGAGAAATTCTTGAAGACCAAAATGGCGTGAAATCAGTCACACCAATTAGGCTTTTGAAACGTACTACAAG ATCAGAGTCTGCTTCAGACAGTGAAGGTACAGATAGCTGGAGACAAAATGACAATACAACAGCATTAGAAGTTGCACCACAGCCAATTCAAGAGCCCTGCGAAGAGGCAACAGAGCTAACAAACTTAATACCTGCAGGAACAAGTGAGGACCAAATGGGCAACAGCCCTCTTCCACCGCCCAACGAATTTGGAGGTGGAAATCCATTCCTCATGTTCCTGTGCATAACTTTGCTACTCCAGCACCGTGACTTTGTGATGCGTAATCAAATGGATTACAATGAAATGGCTATGCATTTTGACAAGATGGTGAGACGGCATAACGTTGGAAGGGTACTGAATCAAGCAAGGCAATTGTTCGCCGGTTATTTGAGGAGACATTCCGCAGCCGGTCGACAAGACTACGTCAACGTTTAA